In Pseudomonas fluorescens, a genomic segment contains:
- the hemF gene encoding oxygen-dependent coproporphyrinogen oxidase, which produces MTTRTEAVKAYLLDLQDRICSALETFEADTRFIEDAWTRPAGGGGRTRVIENGSVIEKGGVNFSHVFGSGLPPSASAHRPELAGRGFEALGVSLVIHPHNPHVPTSHANVRFFIAEKEGEEPVWWFGGGFDLTPYYGNEEDCIHWHRVAEQACAPFGPDVYSRYKAWCDTYFHIKHRNEPRGIGGLFFDDLNEWDFDTCFAFIRAIGDAYIDAYLPIVQRRKAMAYTAQQREFQEFRRGRYVEFNLVYDRGTLFGLQSGGRTESILMSLPPQVRWSYDWKAEAGSEEARLTDYFLQDRDWLGVATPKAAV; this is translated from the coding sequence ATGACTACCCGCACCGAGGCTGTAAAAGCCTACCTGCTTGACCTGCAAGACCGCATTTGCAGCGCCCTGGAAACCTTCGAGGCGGACACTCGTTTTATCGAAGACGCCTGGACCCGGCCAGCCGGCGGCGGCGGTCGCACCCGTGTGATCGAAAACGGTTCGGTGATCGAAAAAGGCGGCGTCAATTTTTCCCACGTGTTTGGCAGCGGCCTGCCACCGTCCGCCAGCGCGCACCGCCCCGAGCTGGCCGGTCGCGGTTTTGAGGCCCTGGGCGTATCGCTGGTGATCCACCCGCACAACCCTCATGTGCCGACTTCCCATGCCAACGTGCGTTTCTTCATCGCCGAAAAAGAAGGCGAAGAACCGGTGTGGTGGTTTGGTGGCGGTTTTGACCTCACGCCCTACTACGGCAACGAAGAAGATTGCATCCACTGGCACCGCGTCGCCGAGCAGGCCTGTGCGCCGTTTGGCCCGGATGTGTATTCACGCTACAAAGCCTGGTGTGACACCTACTTCCATATCAAGCATCGCAACGAACCGCGCGGCATTGGCGGCCTGTTCTTCGATGACTTGAACGAATGGGACTTCGACACCTGCTTCGCTTTTATCCGCGCCATCGGCGACGCCTACATCGATGCGTACCTGCCCATTGTGCAGCGTCGCAAAGCCATGGCTTATACCGCGCAACAACGTGAATTCCAGGAATTCCGCCGTGGTCGCTACGTGGAGTTCAACCTGGTCTACGACCGCGGCACCCTGTTCGGCCTGCAATCGGGTGGGCGTACCGAATCGATCCTCATGTCGCTGCCGCCGCAAGTGCGCTGGAGCTACGACTGGAAAGCCGAGGCCGGCAGCGAAGAAGCGCGCCTTACCGATTACTTCCTGCAAGACCGCGACTGGCTCGGCGTTGCTACGCCTAAGGCGGCGGTTTGA
- a CDS encoding SulP family inorganic anion transporter gives MHRPNRHTLFPFLSWLPRQTRASVGRDAMVGLSGAVLALPQSIAYALIAGLPAEYGLYAAIIPVLIACLWGSSWHLICGPTAAISIVLYASVSPLAVPGSQDYITLILLLTFLAGLFQWLLGMLRFGALVNFVSHSVVLGFTLGAAVVIALGQLPNLLGLDLPSQATAINSLLALIHHSGEWDHASLALGLGTLLVGALLKYLVPRWPTLLIALALGSLAAWLWPGMFGHVARVSAFIGKLPPFSPLPLDPDMILRLLPSAVAVGMLGLVTSLSIARSLSARSQQLLDANQEVRAQGLSNIVGGFFSGYLSAGSFTRSGLSYEAGACSPLAGVFSALWVALFALFGAALIAHIPIPSMAASILLISWGLVDRRGIRALFRVSRAEFVVMSLTCVATLLLELQTAIYAGVLASLFFYLKRTSQPRVQQWRDGDEDVLRVGGSIFFGASHYLQVRLQSLQGVRVVIEAQQINFIDYSGVEMLHQEARRLRGLGRSLTLRRARPQVVEELKKLEGADQCPIHFED, from the coding sequence ATGCACAGGCCCAACCGCCACACACTCTTCCCCTTCCTGAGCTGGCTGCCGCGTCAAACCCGAGCCAGCGTCGGTCGGGACGCGATGGTCGGGCTCAGCGGCGCCGTCCTCGCCTTGCCGCAGTCGATTGCCTACGCCCTCATTGCCGGTCTTCCCGCCGAATACGGCCTGTACGCCGCAATTATCCCGGTACTGATCGCCTGCCTCTGGGGCTCGTCCTGGCACTTGATCTGTGGCCCTACGGCGGCGATTTCCATTGTGCTGTACGCCAGCGTCAGCCCGTTGGCCGTGCCCGGGTCTCAGGACTACATCACCCTGATCCTGTTGCTGACATTCCTGGCCGGGCTGTTCCAGTGGTTGCTGGGCATGCTGCGCTTTGGCGCGCTGGTGAACTTCGTCTCGCATTCGGTGGTGCTGGGTTTCACCCTGGGCGCCGCCGTGGTGATTGCCCTGGGGCAGTTGCCTAACCTGCTGGGCCTGGATTTGCCGAGCCAGGCCACGGCAATCAATAGCCTGCTCGCACTGATCCACCATAGCGGCGAATGGGACCACGCATCGCTCGCCCTCGGGCTCGGCACTTTGCTGGTGGGCGCGTTGCTCAAATACCTTGTGCCTCGCTGGCCAACGCTGCTGATCGCGCTGGCCTTGGGTAGCCTGGCGGCATGGCTGTGGCCGGGGATGTTCGGGCATGTGGCGCGGGTCAGCGCGTTCATCGGCAAACTGCCGCCGTTCAGCCCGTTGCCGCTGGATCCGGACATGATCCTGCGCCTGCTGCCCAGCGCCGTTGCGGTGGGCATGCTGGGGCTGGTGACCAGCCTGTCGATTGCCCGTTCGCTGTCAGCTCGCTCGCAACAACTGCTCGATGCCAACCAGGAAGTTCGTGCGCAGGGTTTATCCAATATCGTTGGTGGATTTTTCTCCGGGTATTTGTCAGCCGGTTCCTTCACCCGCTCTGGCCTCAGCTATGAGGCGGGCGCCTGTTCGCCGTTGGCAGGGGTGTTTTCCGCCTTATGGGTGGCCTTGTTTGCGCTGTTCGGCGCCGCACTGATCGCGCATATTCCGATCCCGAGCATGGCCGCCAGCATCTTGCTGATTTCCTGGGGCCTGGTGGATCGTCGGGGTATTCGCGCGTTGTTCCGCGTGAGCCGGGCAGAATTCGTAGTGATGAGCCTGACCTGCGTCGCCACCTTGCTTCTGGAGTTACAAACGGCGATTTATGCGGGGGTGTTGGCGTCGTTGTTTTTCTACCTCAAGCGCACGTCCCAGCCACGGGTTCAACAATGGCGTGACGGGGACGAAGATGTGTTGCGCGTCGGCGGGTCGATTTTCTTTGGCGCCAGCCATTACCTGCAAGTGCGCTTGCAAAGCTTGCAGGGTGTACGGGTAGTGATCGAGGCGCAGCAGATCAACTTTATCGACTATTCCGGGGTGGAGATGCTGCACCAGGAGGCGCGTCGTTTAAGAGGGCTGGGGCGTAGCCTGACACTGCGCCGCGCCAGGCCGCAGGTGGTGGAGGAGTTGAAAAAACTGGAAGGGGCCGACCAATGCCCCATCCATTTTGAAGACTGA
- the aroE gene encoding shikimate dehydrogenase — protein MDRYVVFGNPIGHSKSPLIHRMFAEQTGEQLDYSSLLAPLEDFIGCAREFFQHGRGANVTVPFKEDAYRLADTLTERAERAGAVNTLSKLADGSLLGDNTDGAGLVRDLTVNAGLSLQGKRILLLGAGGAVRGALEPLLAERPASLIIANRTVEKAEMLAELFDDLGPVSASGFDWLREPVDVIINATSASLSGDVPPIASSLIEPGKTFCYDMMYAKEPTAFCHWATQQGAAVAMDGLGMLVEQAAEAFFLWRGVRPDSAPVLAELRRQLV, from the coding sequence ATGGATCGTTATGTGGTGTTTGGCAACCCCATCGGCCACAGCAAGTCGCCGTTGATTCACCGCATGTTCGCCGAGCAGACCGGCGAGCAACTGGACTACAGCAGCTTGCTCGCGCCGCTGGAGGATTTCATCGGTTGTGCCCGTGAGTTTTTCCAGCATGGCCGTGGTGCCAACGTCACCGTACCGTTCAAGGAGGACGCCTACCGCCTGGCCGACACCCTGACCGAGCGCGCCGAGCGTGCCGGCGCGGTGAACACCTTGAGCAAGCTGGCCGATGGCAGCTTGCTGGGCGATAACACGGATGGCGCCGGCCTGGTGCGCGACCTGACGGTCAACGCCGGGTTGAGCCTGCAAGGTAAACGCATCCTGTTGCTCGGCGCCGGTGGTGCGGTACGTGGCGCATTGGAGCCATTGCTGGCCGAGCGACCTGCCTCATTGATCATCGCCAACCGCACGGTGGAAAAAGCTGAAATGCTCGCCGAATTGTTCGACGACCTGGGCCCGGTGTCTGCCAGTGGTTTCGATTGGCTGCGTGAGCCGGTGGACGTGATCATCAATGCCACGTCCGCCAGCCTGTCAGGCGATGTACCGCCGATTGCCAGTAGCTTGATCGAGCCGGGCAAGACGTTTTGCTACGACATGATGTACGCCAAGGAACCGACCGCGTTCTGCCACTGGGCCACCCAACAGGGCGCGGCAGTGGCGATGGATGGCCTGGGCATGTTGGTGGAGCAGGCGGCGGAAGCATTCTTCCTGTGGCGTGGTGTGCGGCCGGATTCGGCGCCGGTGTTGGCCGAGTTGCGCCGCCAGTTGGTCTGA